From one Rosa rugosa chromosome 4, drRosRugo1.1, whole genome shotgun sequence genomic stretch:
- the LOC133746563 gene encoding geraniol 8-hydroxylase-like encodes MDLLNCIICLSFAWITIQSLYFLARRSKAIPRPRLPPGPKPFPLIGNLFEIGDKPHLSLTKPSQRYGPIMSLQLGQLTTIVVSSTTLAKEILRTHDQVFCNRTLPDAVHACKHSEYSMAWLPVSTRWRNLRTICNLQLFAPKVLDANQAKRRVKVQKLIDDVNESMRAGEAVDIGRAAFSTTLNLLSQTIFSVDLADPSSETAREFKETVWGMMEEIGKPNLADYFPFLRKLDPQGIRRRLTRYFQITVDMFDRMIHQRLESRKRDGYISTNDMLDTLLNINEEKMEDMDMPETQHLFLDLFAAGTDTSSATMEWAMAELLRNPEILSKVQAELEQVIGKGKLVEESDIARLPYLQAIIKETFRVHPTVPFLLPRKAEANIEIGGYIIPKGARVLINFWAIGRDPITWDNPNLFMPERFLGLDNQIDVTGKNFELIPFGGGRRICPGLPLAIRMLHLMLGSLINCFDWELEDGVVPETMNMEDKFGLTLQMAQPLRAVPKKL; translated from the exons ATGGATCTCTTGAATTGTATAATATGTCTTTCTTTTGCTTGGATCACCATCCAATCCTTGTATTTCCTTGCCAGAAGAAGCAAAGCAATTCCAAGACCTAGGCTTCCACCAGGACCAAAGCCATTTCCATTGATTGGGAATCTGTTTGAGATCGGTGACAAACCCCATCTCTCCCTCACTAAGCCTTCCCAGCGCTATGGCCCCATAATGAGTTTGCAGCTAGGCCAATTAACCACAATCGTAGTTTCTTCAACGACTTTGGCCAAAGAAATCCTCCGAACCCATGACCAAGTGTTCTGCAACCGAACCCTCCCAGATGCAGTCCACGCCTGCAAACACAGCGAGTACAGCATGGCTTGGCTTCCCGTATCAACAAGATGGAGAAATCTTCGCACAATATGCAACTTGCAATTGTTTGCCCCCAAAGTTCTTGATGCTAACCAAGCCAAACGGCGGGTAAAGGTGCAAAAGCTCATAGATGATGTCAATGAAAGCATGAGGGCCGGTGAGGCAGTGGATATCGGAAGGGCTGCTTTCTCAACCACACTCAATCTGTTGTCACAGACTATCTTCTCTGTGGATTTAGCTGACCCGAGTAGCGAGACAGCTAGGGAGTTCAAGGAGACTGTTTGGGGTATGATGGAAGAGATAGGAAAACCAAACTTGGCggattattttccttttcttaggAAGCTTGATCCGCAAGGCATAAGGCGGCGCTTGACCCGTTACTTCCAAATTACAGTAGACATGTTTGATCGAATGATCCATCAAAGGTTGGAATCAAGAAAACGGGATGGTTATATCTCAACCAATGATATGTTGGATACACTTCTGAATATCAATGAAGAGAAAATGGAGGATATGGACATGCCTGAAACTCAACATTTATTTCTG GATCTATTTGCTGCTGGTACGGACACAAGTTCAGCCACAATGGAATGGGCAATGGCTGAGCTACTACGCAACCCAGAAATCCTTTCGAAAGTTCAAGCAGAACTTGAGCAAGTGATTGGAAAAGGGAAACTAGTTGAGGAATCAGACATTGCACGACTCCCTTACTTACAAGCAATAATCAAAGAAACATTTCGGGTTCATCCAACAGTTCCATTTCTACTCCCCCGGAAAGCAGAAGCAAACATAGAGATTGGCGGGTATATAATCCCAAAGGGTGCACGAGTTCTAATCAATTTTTGGGCCATAGGCAGAGACCCCATCACTTGGGACAACCCAAACTTGTTTATGCCTGAGAGGTTCCTGGGATTAGACAACCAAATTGATGTTACGGGGAAAAACTTTGAGCTTATTCCATTTGGTGGTGGGAGGAGAATTTGTCCTGGACTTCCATTGGCAATAAGAATGTTGCACTTGATGTTGGGTTCATTAATTAACTGTTTTGATTGGGAGCTTGAAGATGGAGTTGTACCCGAGACTATGAACATGGAAGATAAGTTTGGCCTCACCTTACAAATGGCTCAGCCTCTGAGAGCTGTGCCCAAGAAGTTATAG
- the LOC133707355 gene encoding uncharacterized protein LOC133707355, whose protein sequence is MFTNDRRQEERTGRYGTSRLQYLQELVTQFQSTTCEESKEKIVANLANFAYDPYNYTYLRQLNVVELFLDCITEPNEKLVEFGLGGICNCCPDPANAAIVTQCGGIPLVIQCLSSPVRNTVNYAIGSLYYLCNTSNTEEIMNPEVVDVMKRYAAAEAANVSFSNLAKAFLDIHVSKN, encoded by the coding sequence ATGTTTACCAATGATAGGAGGCAAGAAGAGCGAACCGGAAGATATGGTACTTCAAGGCTGCAATACCTTCAGGAATTGGTGACTCAATTTCAGAGTACCACCTGTGAAGAATCAAAAGAGAAGATTGTTGCTAATCTGGCTAACTTTGCTTATGATCCTTACAATTATACGTATTTGCGCCAGCTCAATGTGGTGGAACTTTTTCTGGACTGCATAACAGAGCCAAATGAGAAGCTTGTGGAATTTGGGTTAGGCGGAATCTGCAATTGTTGCCCTGATCCGGCCAATGCAGCAATTGTCACCCAGTGTGGCGGGATACCCCTTGTTATTCAATGTCTATCAAGCCCAGTTAGAAACACCGTGAACTATGCAATTGGATCGCTTTATTATCTCTGCAACACATCTAATACGGAAGAGATTATGAACCCAGAAGTGGTTGACGTCATGAAGAGATATGCTGCTGCTGAAGCAGCAAATGTCAGCTTTAGTAATCTAGCCAAAGCATTTTTGGACATACATGTTTCCAAAAATTAA
- the LOC133707354 gene encoding methionine S-methyltransferase, whose protein sequence is MAKNDASSLGSVDEFLKRCEQSGDAAYSALRSVLERLEDPKTRTQARIFLSNLQKRFPTKDDCDHCFRTYHFQIEDIFFDQYQGYQGRKKLTMMVIPSIFVPEDWSFTFFEGLNRHPDSIFKDKSLAELGCGNGWISIAIAEKWLPSKVYGLDINPRAVKMSWINLYLNALDEEGQPIYDAEKKTLLDRVEFHESDLLSYCRDNDIQLERIVGCIPQILNPNPDAMSKMITENASEEFLHSLSNYCALQGFLEDQFGLGLIARAVEEGIAVIKPMGIMIFNMGGRPGQAVCKRLFERRGFHVNKLWQTKILQAADTDISALVEIEKNSPHRFEFFMGLSGDQPICARTAWAYGNAGGRISHALSVYSCQLRQPNQVKTIFEFLKNGFHDISSSLDLSFEDDSVADEKIPFLAYLSSVVKGSSFCKYEPPAGSKHFRNLIAGFLKTYHRVPLTTDNVVVFPSRAVAIENALRLFSPRLAIVDEHLTRHLPRNWLTSLAVKGAGTDNPAEDSLTVIEAPRQSDLIIELIRKLKPQVVVTGIADYESVTSSAFVHLLDVTREVGSRLFLDISDHFELSSLPSSNGVLKYIGGNVLPSHAAIICGLVKNKVYSDLEVAFVISEEENIFKALSKTVELLEGSTAPISQGYYGCLFHELLAFQLADRHPPPQRECTSVKSAEMIGFASSANSVLNNAELAINEAGNSSLIHMDVDQSFLHVPSPVNAAIFESFARQNIAESEIDVTTSIKEFIKSNYGYPLDSNTEFIYADSSLALFNKLVLCCIQEGGTLCFPSGSNGNYVSAAKFLKANIVNIPTKIEEGFKLTEKGLSGVLETLDKPWVYISGPTINPTGALYSNKEIENLLSTCAKFGARVVIDTSFSGLEFDPEGWGGWSLVDSLSKLYSSSQPSFCVSLLGGLSLKMLSGGLKFGFLVLNQSAVVETFYSFPGLSKPHNTVKYAVKKLLGLREQKSGDLWDAIAEQIRNLKSRSKRLKETLEKCGWDVLESSGGVSMVAKPSSYLNKTVKFKQYKDGGSTEDGTVHEVKLDDSNIREVVHKSTGLCINSGSWTGIPGYCRFTIGLEESEFERALDCIVQFKKTISN, encoded by the exons ATGGCGAAGAACGACGCGTCGTCTCTGGGATCGGTGGACGAGTTCCTGAAGCGGTGCGAGCAATCCGGCGATGCCGCGTACTCTGCTCTGAGATCAGTGCTGGAGCGTCTCGAGGATCCGAAAACCCGAACTCAAGCTCGGATCTTCCTCTCCAACCTCCAGAAGCGCTTCCCTACCAAGGACGACTGCGATCACTGCTTCCGCACCTATCATTTCCAGATTGAGGACATCTTCTTCGATCAGTATCAAG GTTACCAGGGTAGGAAGAAGCTGACAATGATGGTTATCCCTAGCATTTTTGTTCCAGAAGATTGGTCCTTCACTTTTTTCGAAGGACTAAACAGACATCCGGACTCTATCTTTAAGGACAAGTCACTTGCTGAGCTTGGCTGTGGAAATGGTTGGATATCCATTGCCATTGCTGAGAAGTGGTTGCCATCCAAG GTGTATGGACTCGATATCAATCCTAGAGCAGTCAAGATGTCATGGATAAATTTGTATCTAAATGCTTTGGACGAGGAAGGTCAGCCCATCTATGATGCTGAGAAAAAGACCTTGCTGGACAGGGTTGAGTTTCATGAATCAGATCTCCTATCTTATTGCAGAGACAATGACATTCAACTAGAACGAATTGTTGGTTGCATCCCTCAG ATTCTTAACCCGAATCCAGATGCAATGTCTAAGATGATAACTGAGAATGCAAGTGAGGAATTTCTACATTCATTGAGCAATTATTGTGCGCTTCAG GGTTTTCTTGAGGATCAATTTGGCTTAGGTCTAATTGCTAGGGCAGTGGAGGAAGGAATAGCTGTCATCAAACCTATGGGGATAATGATCTTCAACATGGGAGGGCGTCCAGGACAAGCTGTTTGTAAACGCTTGTTTGAACGCCGTGGCTTTCATGTTAACAAGCTTTGGCAGACTAAAATTCTTCAG GCTGCAGACACAGATATATCAGCATTagttgaaattgaaaagaacaGTCCACACCGTTTTGAGTTCTTCATGGGACTTTCTGGAGATCAGCCTATTTGTGCTCGAACAGCATGGGCATATGGAAATGCCGGTGGTCGAATCTCGCACGCTTTATCAGTTTACAGCTGTCAACTCCGCCAACCAAATCAG GTCAAGACAATTTTTGAGTTTCTTAAGAATGGCTTCCACGACATCAGCAGTTCTTTAGATTTATCGTTTGAAGATGATTCAGTGGCTGATGAGAAGATTCCCTTCCTAGCTTATCTTTCCAGTGTTGTGAAAGGGAGTTCTTTCTGCAAGTATGAACCACCAGCTGGAAGCAAACATTTTCGCAACCTCATTGCTGGGTTTCTGAAAACGTATCACCGTGTTCCACTCACTACTGAT AATGTTGTTGTCTTTCCTTCAAGGGCTGTAGCAATAGAAAATGCTCTTCGGTTGTTCTCACCTCGTCTTGCAATTGTTGATGAACATCTGACGCGCCACCTTCCAAGGAACTGGTTAACATCTTTAGCAGTTAAG GGTGCAGGAACTGATAATCCTGCAGAGGATTCACTTACAGTTATTGAAGCGCCTCGACAGTCTGATTTGATAATAGAGCTTATAAGGAAGTTGAAGCCACAGGTGGTGGTTACTGGGATAGCTGATTATGAGTCTGTTACTAGTTCAGCCTTTGTACACCTTTTAGATGTTACAAGAGAAGTTGGATCTCGTCTTTTCTTAGACATATCTGATCATTTTGAGCTATCCAGCCTTCCAAGTTCCAATGGAGTCCTCAAATATATAGGGGGGAATGTTCTGCCATCCCATGCAGCAATTATTTGTGGCCTAGTGAAAAACAAG GTTTATTCAGATCTCGAAGTAGCTTTTGTAATTTCAGAGGAGGAAAATATTTTCAAGGCCTTGTCAAAGACTGTTGAACTACTAGAAGGGAGTACAGCACCAATTAGTCAAGGTTATTATGGTTGTCTTTTTCATGAACTTTTAGCTTTTCAACTTGCTGACAGACATCCACCTCCACAG AGGGAATGCACATCAGTTAAATCAGCAGAGATGATTGGTTTTGCTAGTTCAGCAAACTCGGTCCTTAATAATGCTGAGTTGGCAATTAATGAGGCAGGGAACTCTTCCCTGATTCATATGGACGTGGATCAAAGCTTCTTACATGTACCATCACCTGTCAATGCTGCAATTTTTGAAAGCTTTGCCAGACAGAACATAGCTGAGTCAGAAATAGATGTCACCACTAGCATTAAGGAATTCATAAAGAGCAATTATGGCTACCCACTTGATAGCAACACCGAATTTATATATGCTGACAGCTCGCTAGCTCTGTTTAACAAGTTGGTTCTTTGTTGCATACAAGAAGGGGGGACATTGTGCTTTCCTTCTGGCTCAAATGGAAACTATGTTTCTGCTGCAAAATTTTTGAAAGCAAATATTGTAAATATACCTACAAAGATCGAAGAAGGCTTTAAACTGACAGAAAAGGGTCTTTCAGGAGTCCTAGAGACTCTGGATAAACCATGGGTATACATTTCTGGACCAACAATTAACCCAACCGGTGCGCTATACAGCAACAAAGAGATTGAAAATTTACTGTCTACCTGTGCCAaatttggggctagggttgtgaTTGACACTTCATTCTCGGGTTTGGAATTTGACCCTGAGGGTTGGGGTGGCTGGAGTCTGGTGGACAGTTTGTCAAAGTTATATTCTTCTAGCCAACCATCTTTTTGTGTCTCTCTGCTCGGGGGATTGTCTTTGAAGATGCTGAGTGGGggactcaaatttgggtttCTGGTTCTGAACCAGTCTGCTGTGGTGGAAACATTTTATAGCTTTCCAGGATTAAGCAAACCTCATAACACTGTTAAATATGCCGTTAAGAAGCTACTGGGTCTGAGAGAGCAGAAATCAGGAGATCTTTGGGATGCCATTGCAGAACAGATAAGAAATTTGAAGAGTCGATCCAAGCGCTTGAAGGAG ACACTGGAGAAGTGTGGATGGGATGTGCTTGAATCTAGTGGTGGTGTTTCCATGGTGGCCAAGCCCTCATCTTATTTGAATAAGACTGTTAAGTTCAAGCAATATAAAGATGGAGGCAGCACTGAAGATGGAACAGTGCATGAAGTTAAGCTTGATGACTCTAATATCAGGGAGGTCGTTCACAAGTCTACTGGCTTATGCATCAATAGTGGCTCCTGGACTGGAATTCCTGGCTATTGTCGTTTCACCATTGGTCTTGAAGAAAGTGAGTTTGAGCGGGCATTGGACTGCATTGTTCAATTTAAGAAGACCATCAGTAACTGA